One Glycine max cultivar Williams 82 chromosome 6, Glycine_max_v4.0, whole genome shotgun sequence DNA segment encodes these proteins:
- the LOC100782464 gene encoding probable folate-biopterin transporter 8, chloroplastic yields the protein MIYSISSQNPLVWNMPRLHKHGKKPSLPPNLRPIIITCFRNHNNPNSNSAVDNRPTFTANTVTRHVFFKEKKYEENEREVVGSSNCNRQMMLLCGFGYWVQGFRCFPWLALNFHMASNLNLHPSTLQLVQNLANLPMVAKPLYGILSDAIYIKGAHRIPYVVIGGFLQVFSWSLLALVPVAHKVLPNIIVFVLLSNMGASITEVAQDALVAEYGKKHKIGSLQSYAFMALAAGGILGNLIGGYLLLKLPPRAMFFIFSSLLSLQLAISFSTREESLGIAQLSGQNLAKRSISENIKKQVSNLVMAISDKSISKPLIWIVGSIAMVPMLSGSIFCYQTQCLNLDPTVIGCSRVIGQFVLLSGTMLYNRYWKKIPLRKLIGMVQILYASSLLLDFILVKQINLKWGIPNEVFALCCSGLAEVVAQFKLLPFSVLFANLCPKGCEGSLTAFLASALCLSSIASAFLGVGFASCLGITSSDYSGLTWGILVQFIAALIPLRWIHSLPMSQSVEKQRKRSMSRRARRNRRVGKVVFGYVDVYRPERE from the exons ATGATTTACTCTATCTCTTCGCAGAACCCATTGGTCTGGAACATGCCAAGACTGCACAAACATGGCAAAAAACCATCTCTGCCACCGAACTTAAGACCTATTATAATAACTTGTTTCAGAAACCATAACAACCCCAACAGCAACAGTGCAGTCGATAACAGACCCACATTCACCGCGAACACGGTGACGAGGCACGTTTTCTTTAAGGAGAAGAAGTACGAGGAGAACGAGAGGGAAGTTGTTGGCAGCAGCAACTGCAACAGACAAATGATGCTTTTGTGTGGGTTTGGCTATTGGGTGCAAGGCTTCAGGTGTTTTCCGTGGCTGGCGCTGAACTTTCACATGGCTAGCAACCTCAACTTGCACCCGTCGACATTGCAGCTCGTGCAGAACTTGGCTAACCTACCAATGGTGGCTAAGCCACTCTATGGAATACTCTCGGATGCTATCTATATTAAGGGTGCTCACAGAATACCTTATGTTGTCATAGGAG GTTTTCTTCAAGTcttttcttggagtcttctggCGTTGGTCCCTGTTGCACACAAAGTGCTTCCCAACATAATTGTGTTTGTGCTTCTCAGCAATATGGGAGCATCAATTACAGAAGTAGCACAAGATGCTCTTGTAGCAGAGTATGGCAAGAAGCACAAAATTGGTAGCCTACAGTCATATGCATTCATGGCATTAGCTGCAGGTGGAATCTTAGGCAACTTGATTGGTGGTTATCTCTTACTGAAATTGCCTCCCAGAGCcatgtttttcatattttcatccTTACTGTCTCTTCAACTAGCAATTTCTTTCTCAACAAGGGAGGAGTCTTTAGGCATAGCACAACTTTCAGGTCAAAATCTTGCTAAGAGATCCATCtcagaaaatatcaaaaaacaaGTCTCTAATCTTGTCATGGCTATCAGTGACAAGAGCATTTCTAAGCCCCTTATATGGATTGTTGGATCAATTGCCATGGTGCCAATGCTTTCAGGCTCTATATTTTGCTATCAGACACAGTGTCTAAATCTTGATCCTACAGTAATTGGCTGTTCTCGAGTGATTGGCCAGTTTGTGCTTCTTTCAGGAACCATGCTTTATAACCGTTATTGGAAAAAAATTCCACTGAGAAAGCTGATAGGCATGGTGCAGATTCTATATGCTTCATCTCTACTCCTTGATTTCATTTTGGTTAAACAAATAAATCTCAAATGGGGAATTCCCAATGAGGTGTTTGCTCTTTGCTGTTCTGGTTTAGCAGAAGTCGTGGCACAGTTTAAGCTCCTTCCTTTCTCAGTTTTATTTGCAAATTTATGTCCAAAGGGCTGTGAAGGATCTCTAACAGCATTCCTTGCATCAGCTTTGTGTCTATCATCAATAGCTAGTGCCTTTCTGGGTGTTGGATTTGCCTCTTGCCTTGGCATTACATCCAGTGATTACTCGGGCTTGACGTGGGGAATTCTTGTGCAGTTCATTGCGGCTTTAATACCATTAAGATGGATCCATTCTTTACCAATGTCACAATCGGTTGAGAAGCAAAGGAAAAGAAGTATGAGCAGAAGAGCACGCAGAAACAGAAGAGTTGGAAAAGTTGTGTTTGGTTATGTTGATGTCTACAGGCCTGAGAGAGAATGA